A single Malaclemys terrapin pileata isolate rMalTer1 chromosome 3, rMalTer1.hap1, whole genome shotgun sequence DNA region contains:
- the RAB23 gene encoding ras-related protein Rab-23: protein MLEEDMEVAIKVVVVGNGAVGKSSMIQRYCKGIFTKDYKKTIGVDFLERQIQVNDEEVRLMLWDTAGQEEFDAITKAYYRGAQACVLVFSTTDRDSFETIPIWKEKVVAEVGDIPTVLVQNKIDLLDDSCIKNEEAEALAKKLKLRFYRASVKEDLNVTEVFKYLAEKYLQRLKQQTAEDPDVVHTSSNKIGVFNTAGGSHSGHNSSTLNGGDVINLRPNKQRTKKNRSPFSSCNIP from the exons ATGTTGGAGGAGGATATGGAAGTGGCCAtcaaggtggtggtggtaggaaATGGAGCAGTTGGGAAGTCCAGTATGATTCAGAGATATTGCAAAGGAATTTTTACAAAAGACTACAAGAAAACTATTGGAGTAGATTTCTTGGAGAGACAAATTCA AGTTAATGATGAAGAGGTCAGGCTGATGTTGTGGGAcacagcaggtcaagaggagttTGATGCAATAACTAAGGCCTATTATAGAG GAGCCCAGGCTTGTGTGCTTGTATTTTCTACCACTGACAGGGATTCTTTTGAAACAATCCCCATCTGGAAGGAGAAAGTCGTGGCTGAAGTTGGAGACATCCCCACGGTGCTTGTGCAGAATAAGATTGACCTCCTGGATGATTCTTGTATAAAGAA TGAAGAGGCAGAAGCATTGGCAAAAAAGTTAAAGTTAAGATTCTACCGAGCATCAGTGAAAGAGGACCTAAATGTAACTGAAG tttttaaatatttggctGAAAAATATCTTCAAAGGCTCAAACAACAAACAGCTGAAGATCCAGATGTAGTACATACAAGTAGTAACAAAATTG GTGTTTTTAATACAGCTGGTGGAAGTCATTCGGGCCACAATTCTAGCACACTTAATGGTGGAGATGTCATCAACCTTAGACCAAACAAACAGAGGACCAAGAAAAACAGAAGTCCTTTTAGCAGTTGCAACATACCTTAG